One Brachybacterium aquaticum genomic region harbors:
- the dapB gene encoding 4-hydroxy-tetrahydrodipicolinate reductase, with product MTPQPAPRTATPEEPLRVAVLGARGRMGSAACTAVEEAPDLELVAALGRGDDLTAVTEAGAEIAIDLTVPSATAENVRWLVEHGIHAVVGTTGWTEETLGALREQLAAADGIGVLIAPNFAIGAVLAMRFAEVAARYYDSAEIIEMHHPNKLDAPSGTARHTAAAIARGRAAAGLGPVPDATEKDPDGARGAVVDGIHVHAVRQQGLVAHEVVQFGGVGEQFVLRHDSFDRVSFMPGVLLGVREVAAHPGLTVGLDGYMDLG from the coding sequence ATGACCCCGCAGCCCGCACCCCGCACCGCCACCCCCGAGGAGCCGCTGCGCGTCGCCGTGCTCGGCGCTCGCGGCCGCATGGGCTCCGCCGCCTGCACCGCCGTGGAGGAGGCCCCCGACCTCGAGCTCGTCGCGGCGCTGGGCCGCGGCGACGACCTGACCGCGGTGACCGAGGCCGGCGCCGAGATCGCCATCGACCTCACGGTCCCCTCCGCCACCGCCGAGAACGTTCGCTGGCTGGTCGAGCACGGCATCCACGCCGTGGTCGGCACCACGGGCTGGACCGAGGAGACCCTCGGCGCGCTGCGCGAGCAGCTCGCCGCGGCCGACGGGATCGGCGTGCTCATCGCGCCGAACTTCGCCATCGGCGCCGTGCTCGCCATGCGCTTCGCTGAGGTCGCGGCCCGCTACTACGACAGCGCCGAGATCATCGAGATGCACCACCCGAACAAGCTCGACGCCCCCTCCGGCACCGCGCGCCACACCGCCGCCGCGATCGCCCGCGGCCGCGCCGCCGCCGGTCTCGGCCCCGTCCCGGACGCCACCGAGAAGGACCCCGACGGCGCCCGCGGCGCGGTCGTCGACGGCATCCACGTCCACGCCGTGCGCCAGCAGGGCCTGGTCGCCCACGAGGTCGTCCAGTTCGGCGGGGTGGGGGAGCAGTTCGTGCTGCGCCACGACTCCTTCGACCGCGTCAGCTTCATGCCCGGCGTGCTGCTGGGCGTGCGCGAGGTTGCCGCCCACCCCGGCCTCACCGTGGGGCTGGACGGCTACATGGACCTCGGCTGA
- a CDS encoding M16 family metallopeptidase, giving the protein MPSDLLYDDPASDVVLDAATGVRRSILPGGVRLLTQTDRSVRSASIGLWLPVGSRDEAPAHAGSTHVLEHLLFKGTRRRSAMDIATAFDEVGGDSNAVTAKEHTLYYGRVRSADVPMAVDVLTDMITASVLEGDALATEREVILEELAMAEDDPNDVGYETFLADVLGPETALGRPVGGTAETVSALDIEDVRAHYAEHYRPDNLVVTAVGDIDHDELAGLLLAGLRRGGWTLEDGALPRRPTRLEGLAGAARTSGDVAALAPRRLTRPTEQNHIYLGGLGLTALSEDRHALSILMSVLGGGMSSRLFQSVREQRGLAYSVYSFSAGYRDAGLFGMYAACRPGRTGQVVGLLAAELERMGAEGIDELELARAKGQITGSFALGLEDTSSRMGRLGTIELVHGRYTSVDETLARIGEVDVPAVRELAARLARSYSTRVEVGPES; this is encoded by the coding sequence ATGCCTTCTGACCTCCTGTACGACGACCCTGCCTCGGACGTGGTGCTCGACGCCGCCACCGGGGTGCGCCGCAGCATCCTGCCCGGCGGCGTGCGCCTGCTGACCCAGACCGACCGCAGCGTGCGCAGCGCCAGCATCGGCCTGTGGCTCCCGGTCGGCTCCCGCGACGAGGCCCCCGCCCACGCCGGCTCCACCCACGTCCTCGAGCACCTTCTGTTCAAGGGCACCCGGCGCCGCAGCGCGATGGACATCGCCACCGCCTTCGACGAGGTGGGCGGCGACTCCAACGCCGTCACCGCCAAGGAGCACACCCTCTACTACGGGCGGGTCCGCTCCGCCGACGTCCCCATGGCCGTGGACGTCTTGACCGACATGATCACCGCCAGCGTCCTGGAGGGCGACGCCCTGGCCACCGAGCGCGAGGTCATCCTCGAGGAGCTCGCCATGGCCGAGGACGACCCCAACGACGTCGGCTACGAGACCTTCCTCGCCGACGTGCTCGGCCCCGAGACGGCGCTCGGCCGGCCCGTCGGGGGCACGGCGGAGACCGTCTCCGCGCTCGACATCGAGGACGTGCGCGCCCACTACGCCGAGCACTATCGCCCGGACAACCTCGTGGTCACGGCCGTGGGTGACATCGACCACGACGAGCTCGCCGGTCTGCTGCTCGCGGGCCTGCGCCGCGGCGGCTGGACCCTCGAGGACGGTGCCCTGCCGCGCCGCCCCACCCGCCTTGAGGGCCTCGCCGGCGCCGCGCGCACCTCCGGCGACGTCGCCGCCCTCGCCCCGCGCCGCCTCACCCGCCCCACCGAGCAGAACCACATCTACCTCGGCGGTCTCGGCCTCACCGCCCTCAGCGAGGACCGTCACGCCCTGTCGATCCTCATGAGCGTGCTCGGCGGCGGCATGTCCTCGCGCCTGTTCCAGTCCGTGCGCGAGCAGCGGGGTCTTGCCTACTCGGTGTACTCCTTCAGCGCCGGCTACCGCGACGCGGGACTGTTCGGCATGTACGCCGCGTGCCGTCCCGGCCGCACCGGCCAGGTCGTCGGGCTGCTCGCCGCGGAGCTCGAGCGCATGGGCGCCGAGGGCATCGACGAGCTCGAGCTCGCCCGCGCGAAGGGACAGATCACCGGCTCCTTCGCGCTCGGGCTCGAGGACACCAGCTCCCGCATGGGGCGGCTCGGCACGATCGAGCTGGTCCACGGCCGCTACACGAGCGTGGACGAGACCCTCGCCCGCATCGGCGAGGTCGACGTCCCCGCCGTGCGCGAGCTCGCCGCGCGCCTCGCCCGCTCCTACAGCACCCGGGTCGAGGTCGGCCCGGAGTCCTGA
- a CDS encoding polyribonucleotide nucleotidyltransferase, whose protein sequence is MEGPDITATTAVIDNGSYGRREVRFETGRLAQQAAGAVSVYLDDDTMVFSATAVSNKPKDQFDFFPLTIDVEERMYAAGRIPGSFFRREGRPGTDAILAARLTDRPLRPAFVKGLRNEVQVVLTVMACNPDDAYDVVGINGASASTQISGLPFSGPIGGVRIALMPDAQGGGQWVAFPTFTQLDEAVFSMVVAGRIVGDDVAIMMVEAEATDNAWTLIKDQGAIAPTEAVVAEGLEAAKVFIRSLCVAQQELAAKAAKPVREFPLFLDYQDDAYAVVEGAATERLAEVMSIAAKQEREERTEQLLAEVTAELAGEGKELEGREKEVTGAFRSLTKQVVRRKVLTDGIRIDGRGLRDIRALSAEVEVLPRVHGSALFQRGETQILGVSTLNMLKMEQQIDSLGPVDRKRYIHHYNFPPYSTGETGRVGSPKRREIGHGMLAERAIVPVLPSREEFPYAIRQVSEALGSNGSTSMGSVCASTLSLLNAGVPLRAPVAGIAMGLISGEIDGEQRYAALTDILGAEDAFGDMDFKVAGTSEFVTAIQLDTKLDGLPASVLAGALSQAHEARLAILAVLEEAIDAPDEMSPHAPRVLAVTIPVDKIGAVIGPKGQMINQIQDDTGADITIEDDGTVYIGATDGPSAEAARSAVNAIANPMVPEVGERYLGTVVRVVDFGAFVSLTPGKDGLLHVTQLRKLNGGKRVDNVEDVAKVGQKIEVEIREIDARGKISLAVIEDEAENGESTESAESVASEETTAE, encoded by the coding sequence ATGGAAGGCCCTGACATCACCGCCACCACCGCCGTCATCGACAACGGCTCCTACGGGCGCCGCGAGGTCCGCTTCGAGACCGGCCGCCTCGCCCAGCAGGCCGCCGGCGCCGTGTCCGTCTACCTCGACGACGACACCATGGTGTTCTCGGCGACCGCCGTGTCGAACAAGCCCAAGGACCAGTTCGACTTCTTCCCCCTCACCATCGACGTCGAGGAGCGGATGTACGCCGCGGGCCGCATCCCCGGCTCGTTCTTCCGTCGTGAGGGCCGCCCCGGCACCGACGCCATCCTGGCCGCCCGCCTCACCGACCGCCCGTTGCGCCCCGCCTTCGTCAAGGGTCTGCGCAACGAGGTCCAGGTCGTCCTGACCGTCATGGCCTGCAACCCCGACGACGCCTACGACGTCGTCGGCATCAACGGCGCCTCCGCCTCCACCCAGATCTCGGGCCTGCCCTTCTCCGGCCCGATCGGCGGCGTGCGCATCGCCCTCATGCCCGACGCGCAGGGCGGCGGCCAGTGGGTCGCCTTCCCGACCTTCACCCAGCTCGACGAGGCCGTGTTCTCCATGGTCGTCGCGGGCCGCATCGTCGGCGACGACGTCGCGATCATGATGGTCGAGGCCGAGGCCACCGACAACGCCTGGACCCTCATCAAGGACCAGGGCGCCATCGCCCCGACCGAGGCCGTCGTGGCCGAGGGCCTCGAGGCCGCGAAGGTCTTCATCCGCAGCCTGTGCGTGGCCCAGCAGGAGCTGGCCGCCAAGGCCGCCAAGCCGGTGCGCGAGTTCCCGCTGTTCCTGGACTACCAGGACGACGCCTACGCCGTGGTCGAGGGCGCCGCCACCGAGCGCCTCGCCGAGGTCATGTCCATCGCCGCGAAGCAGGAGCGCGAGGAGCGCACCGAGCAGCTGCTGGCCGAGGTCACCGCCGAGCTGGCCGGTGAGGGCAAGGAGCTCGAGGGCCGCGAGAAGGAGGTCACCGGTGCGTTCCGCTCGCTGACCAAGCAGGTCGTGCGCCGCAAGGTCCTCACCGACGGCATCCGCATCGACGGCCGCGGCCTGCGCGACATCCGTGCGCTCTCCGCCGAGGTCGAGGTGCTCCCGCGCGTGCACGGCTCCGCCCTGTTCCAGCGCGGCGAGACCCAGATCCTGGGCGTCTCCACGCTGAACATGCTCAAGATGGAGCAGCAGATCGACTCTCTCGGGCCGGTCGATCGCAAGCGCTACATCCACCACTACAACTTCCCGCCGTACTCCACCGGCGAGACCGGTCGCGTCGGCTCCCCGAAGCGCCGCGAGATCGGCCACGGCATGCTCGCCGAGCGCGCCATCGTGCCGGTCCTGCCCAGCCGCGAGGAGTTCCCCTACGCGATCCGTCAGGTCTCCGAGGCGCTGGGCTCCAACGGCTCCACCTCGATGGGCTCGGTCTGCGCCTCGACCCTGTCGCTGCTGAACGCCGGTGTGCCGCTGCGCGCCCCGGTCGCCGGCATCGCCATGGGTCTGATCTCCGGCGAGATCGACGGCGAGCAGCGCTACGCGGCGCTGACCGACATCCTCGGCGCCGAGGACGCCTTCGGCGACATGGACTTCAAGGTCGCCGGCACCTCCGAGTTCGTCACCGCCATCCAGCTGGACACCAAGCTCGACGGCCTGCCCGCCTCCGTGCTGGCCGGTGCGCTGTCCCAGGCCCACGAGGCGCGCCTGGCGATCCTCGCGGTGCTCGAGGAGGCCATCGACGCCCCCGACGAGATGAGCCCGCACGCCCCGCGCGTCCTCGCGGTCACCATCCCGGTGGACAAGATCGGCGCGGTCATCGGCCCGAAGGGCCAGATGATCAACCAGATCCAGGACGACACCGGCGCGGACATCACCATCGAGGACGACGGCACCGTCTACATCGGCGCGACCGACGGACCCTCGGCCGAGGCGGCCCGCTCCGCGGTCAACGCCATCGCCAACCCGATGGTCCCCGAGGTCGGCGAGCGCTACCTCGGCACCGTGGTGCGCGTGGTGGACTTCGGCGCCTTCGTGTCCCTCACCCCGGGCAAGGACGGCCTGCTCCACGTCACCCAGCTGCGCAAGCTCAACGGCGGCAAGCGGGTGGACAACGTCGAGGACGTCGCCAAGGTCGGTCAGAAGATCGAGGTGGAGATCCGCGAGATCGACGCCCGCGGCAAGATCTCCCTCGCCGTGATCGAGGACGAGGCCGAGAACGGCGAGTCGACCGAGTCCGCCGAGTCGGTCGCCTCCGAGGAGACCACCGCCGAGTGA
- the rpsO gene encoding 30S ribosomal protein S15 — protein sequence MAFDTATKQAIISEYATGEGDTGSPEVQIALLTHRITYLTEHLKTHKHDHHSRRGLMLLVGQRKRLLKYLQEVDIERYRALIKRLGIRR from the coding sequence ATGGCCTTCGATACCGCCACCAAGCAGGCGATCATCTCGGAGTACGCGACCGGCGAGGGCGACACCGGTTCGCCCGAGGTCCAGATCGCGCTGCTCACCCACCGCATCACCTACCTGACCGAGCACCTCAAGACCCACAAGCACGACCACCACTCGCGCCGCGGTCTGATGCTGCTGGTCGGTCAGCGCAAGCGCCTCCTGAAGTACCTCCAGGAAGTCGACATCGAGCGTTACCGTGCGCTGATCAAGCGCCTCGGCATTCGCCGGTGA
- a CDS encoding bifunctional riboflavin kinase/FAD synthetase, with the protein MTRPPIWHSVEEVPAALGPTAVSIGNYDGVHRGHRYVLDQLRHHAEVRGLEPVALTFWPHPRHVMGDPSATPLLTGHEDRDRLLLLAGMHGVLDLAFTLDFAQYSPEDFVRVFLVEGLGAKCVVLGEDALFGRANAGTIDTMRELGERYGFEVVTVDDLGPEGAGTGRLSSSGIRRDLLAGDVRAANEALGRLHTVTDVVHHGFQRGRELGFPTANLGPAPQGLIPADGVYAGYATVTAQIPAHEGTEPLTGAPATISIGTNPTFEAHGAPQRTVEAYVLGAHDHDLYGDTLRLEFVDFQRPTLKFDSIDALVAQMREDVEVTRRTLADERSRSGAAG; encoded by the coding sequence GTGACCCGCCCGCCCATCTGGCACTCCGTCGAGGAGGTGCCCGCCGCGCTCGGCCCGACCGCGGTCTCGATCGGCAACTACGACGGCGTCCACCGCGGCCACCGCTACGTGCTGGACCAGCTGCGCCACCACGCCGAGGTGCGCGGCCTCGAGCCCGTCGCCCTCACCTTCTGGCCCCACCCCCGCCACGTCATGGGCGATCCGTCGGCGACCCCGCTGCTCACCGGTCACGAGGACCGCGACCGCCTGCTGCTGCTCGCCGGGATGCACGGCGTGCTGGACCTCGCCTTCACCCTCGACTTCGCCCAGTACTCCCCGGAGGACTTCGTGCGGGTCTTCCTGGTCGAGGGACTCGGCGCCAAGTGCGTGGTCCTCGGGGAGGACGCCCTGTTCGGCCGCGCGAACGCCGGCACCATCGACACCATGCGGGAGCTGGGGGAGCGGTACGGCTTCGAGGTCGTCACCGTCGACGACCTCGGGCCCGAGGGCGCCGGCACCGGGCGCCTGTCCTCCTCCGGCATCCGTCGCGACCTGCTCGCCGGCGACGTGCGCGCCGCGAACGAGGCGCTCGGCCGCCTCCACACCGTCACCGACGTGGTCCATCACGGCTTCCAGCGAGGGAGGGAGCTGGGCTTCCCCACCGCGAACCTCGGCCCGGCCCCGCAGGGCCTCATCCCGGCCGACGGGGTCTACGCGGGCTACGCCACCGTGACCGCCCAGATTCCCGCCCACGAGGGCACGGAGCCGCTGACGGGCGCGCCCGCCACGATCTCCATCGGCACGAACCCCACCTTCGAGGCCCACGGCGCGCCGCAGCGCACCGTCGAGGCCTATGTGCTCGGCGCCCACGACCACGACCTCTACGGCGACACCCTGCGCCTGGAGTTCGTGGACTTCCAGCGCCCCACCCTGAAGTTCGACTCCATCGACGCGCTGGTCGCACAGATGCGCGAGGACGTCGAGGTGACCCGCCGCACTCTCGCCGACGAGCGCTCCCGGTCGGGGGCGGCCGGCTGA
- a CDS encoding L,D-transpeptidase family protein, whose product MTNVTDTAALGGPTRPGGRSRRRVALVLVAVLAALAVVLTGGALAYAKQFDGRALPGTTVLGQDVAGKTPEEIAALVTERGDAVKVSVTAGDQQLDVPLADLGVTVDAAATGQAAVQRDDSLPAVLSSTWSGEHPVEPVVTVDEAKAAEFAKGLVPADLTTPVDAQVVFDEDAQTWNVEPGRNGQGVDPQNLVDAVTANASALKDFSVEQPIEEIAPAITDEEAQDVVGSIAKILEQPMAIAGADGETHEVSAERRNSWISVTPSEDGQGLSVAVDEDAVREWVSARADKDAVEPENGIEQVDESGKVVKVVSEKKDGLEITNTDSVAEELITALKGTTPLEAAFETKKLEAEVDQVDAPKSEEEKKAEEEKKAEDEKTSDDKATDEEKKTEEEAAPAEPTGEKWIDVDLTNKTVTAYVGDTPVWGPRSMVDGKEGNETPTGTYEIYLRYDRQDMTNAAYYPEGHEKYYYIRDVPWVQYFHHGYGFHGAPWRSSFGYSGSHGCINLPVSDAKWLYDWASMGTKVVVHR is encoded by the coding sequence ATGACGAACGTGACCGATACGGCCGCACTGGGCGGCCCGACCCGTCCCGGCGGCCGCAGCCGCCGCCGCGTCGCCCTGGTCCTGGTGGCAGTCCTCGCGGCCCTGGCCGTGGTGCTGACCGGCGGGGCCCTCGCCTATGCCAAGCAGTTCGACGGCCGCGCGCTCCCAGGCACCACCGTGCTCGGCCAGGACGTGGCCGGGAAGACCCCTGAGGAGATCGCCGCCCTGGTGACCGAGCGCGGTGACGCCGTGAAGGTCTCCGTGACCGCCGGCGACCAGCAGCTCGACGTGCCGCTGGCGGACCTCGGCGTCACCGTGGACGCAGCGGCGACCGGACAGGCCGCCGTGCAGCGCGACGACTCGCTGCCCGCCGTGCTCTCCTCGACCTGGTCGGGCGAGCACCCGGTGGAGCCCGTCGTCACCGTCGACGAGGCCAAGGCCGCCGAGTTCGCCAAGGGCCTCGTCCCTGCCGACCTCACCACCCCGGTGGATGCGCAGGTCGTCTTCGACGAGGACGCCCAGACCTGGAACGTCGAGCCCGGCCGCAACGGTCAGGGCGTGGACCCGCAGAACCTCGTGGACGCGGTCACCGCCAACGCCTCCGCGCTGAAGGACTTCTCCGTCGAGCAGCCCATCGAGGAGATCGCCCCGGCGATCACCGATGAGGAGGCCCAGGACGTGGTCGGCTCGATCGCCAAGATCCTCGAGCAGCCCATGGCCATCGCCGGCGCGGACGGCGAGACCCACGAGGTCTCCGCCGAGCGCCGCAACAGCTGGATCTCCGTGACCCCCTCCGAGGACGGCCAGGGCCTGTCCGTCGCGGTGGACGAGGACGCGGTGCGCGAGTGGGTCTCCGCGCGTGCCGACAAGGACGCCGTCGAGCCGGAGAACGGCATCGAGCAGGTCGACGAGTCCGGCAAGGTCGTCAAGGTCGTCTCCGAGAAGAAGGACGGCCTGGAGATCACCAACACCGACTCGGTCGCCGAGGAGCTCATCACCGCGCTGAAGGGCACCACTCCGCTCGAGGCAGCCTTCGAGACCAAGAAGCTCGAGGCCGAGGTCGACCAGGTCGACGCCCCGAAGTCGGAGGAGGAGAAGAAGGCCGAGGAGGAGAAGAAGGCCGAGGACGAGAAGACCTCGGACGACAAGGCCACCGACGAGGAGAAGAAGACCGAGGAGGAGGCCGCCCCGGCCGAGCCCACCGGTGAGAAGTGGATCGACGTCGACCTCACCAACAAGACCGTCACCGCCTACGTGGGCGACACCCCGGTGTGGGGCCCTCGCTCGATGGTCGACGGCAAGGAGGGCAACGAGACGCCCACCGGCACCTACGAGATCTACCTGCGCTACGACCGTCAGGACATGACCAACGCCGCGTACTACCCCGAGGGTCACGAGAAGTACTACTACATCCGGGACGTGCCGTGGGTGCAGTACTTCCACCACGGCTACGGCTTCCACGGCGCGCCCTGGCGCTCCTCGTTCGGCTACTCCGGCTCCCACGGGTGCATCAACCTGCCGGTCTCCGACGCCAAGTGGCTGTACGACTGGGCGAGCATGGGCACCAAGGTGGTCGTCCACCGCTGA
- the truB gene encoding tRNA pseudouridine(55) synthase TruB, with protein sequence MSPAPHGILLVDKAPDRTSHDVVARVRWLLGTKKVGHAGTLDPMATGLLVLGIGQGTRLLTHLVGLDKTYEATIRLGRATATDDREGEPLGEHVDATALTDAQIEEQVAALRGDIAQVPSTVSAIKVDGKRAYARARAGEDVELAARPVRISRFEITARREADGHLDLDAVIDCSSGTYIRALARDLGAALGVGGHLTALRRTAVGPFAVADGAHVPARGEGDDVDLPLHGLGGIARQVLPALQVDAAQVEDLGTGRRIHAASEPVPAPGPHRPRTAEAGEESPVAALDAAGRLIAILVREGAQWRPTLVVPADARC encoded by the coding sequence GTGAGCCCCGCCCCGCACGGGATCCTCCTGGTCGACAAGGCTCCCGACCGCACCAGCCACGACGTCGTCGCCCGGGTCCGCTGGCTGCTGGGCACCAAGAAGGTCGGGCACGCCGGCACGCTGGACCCCATGGCGACCGGGCTGCTCGTGCTCGGCATCGGCCAGGGCACCCGCCTGCTCACGCACCTGGTGGGTCTGGACAAGACCTACGAGGCCACGATCCGGCTGGGCCGTGCGACCGCGACCGATGACCGCGAGGGCGAGCCGCTCGGCGAGCACGTCGACGCCACCGCCCTCACGGACGCGCAGATCGAGGAGCAGGTCGCCGCTCTGCGCGGCGACATCGCCCAGGTCCCCTCCACCGTCAGCGCCATCAAGGTCGACGGCAAGCGCGCCTACGCCCGCGCCCGGGCGGGGGAGGACGTCGAGCTCGCCGCTCGCCCCGTGCGGATCTCCCGCTTCGAGATCACCGCGCGCCGCGAAGCGGACGGCCATCTCGATCTCGACGCGGTCATCGACTGCTCCTCCGGCACCTACATCCGTGCGCTCGCCCGCGACCTCGGCGCTGCGCTCGGCGTGGGCGGGCACCTCACGGCCCTGCGCCGCACGGCCGTAGGCCCCTTCGCCGTCGCGGACGGTGCGCACGTCCCCGCCCGCGGCGAGGGTGACGACGTCGACCTGCCCCTGCACGGCCTCGGCGGGATCGCCCGCCAGGTGCTGCCCGCGCTCCAGGTCGATGCCGCCCAGGTCGAGGACCTCGGCACCGGCCGACGCATCCACGCCGCCTCCGAGCCCGTCCCGGCACCGGGCCCGCACCGCCCCCGCACCGCCGAGGCGGGGGAAGAGAGCCCCGTCGCGGCGCTCGACGCCGCAGGGCGCCTCATCGCGATCCTCGTGCGCGAGGGCGCCCAGTGGCGCCCCACCCTCGTGGTCCCGGCCGACGCCCGCTGCTGA
- the rbfA gene encoding 30S ribosome-binding factor RbfA produces MNDSPRALKLADRIKVIVATQLDTRVKDPRLGFVTITDVRVSGDLQHATLFYTVFGTDEEREGTAAALRSATGMLRREVGRQTGVRLTPTLEFIADAVPENARIIEDLLSEARGRDAELEKAKVGAVHAGEADPYRKPREEELEDDELDDDDLDDEDDDLDDEADAARGQA; encoded by the coding sequence ATGAACGACAGCCCCCGCGCCCTCAAGCTCGCCGACCGCATCAAGGTCATCGTCGCCACGCAGCTCGACACCCGGGTCAAGGACCCGCGCCTCGGGTTCGTGACCATCACCGACGTGCGCGTCAGCGGCGACCTGCAGCACGCCACCCTCTTCTACACCGTCTTCGGCACCGACGAGGAGCGGGAGGGCACCGCCGCCGCGCTGCGCAGCGCCACCGGCATGCTCCGCCGCGAGGTGGGCCGCCAGACCGGCGTGCGCCTGACCCCGACCCTCGAGTTCATCGCCGACGCCGTCCCCGAGAACGCCCGCATCATCGAGGACCTCCTCAGCGAGGCCCGCGGCCGCGACGCCGAGCTCGAGAAGGCCAAGGTCGGCGCCGTCCACGCCGGCGAGGCCGACCCCTACCGCAAGCCCCGCGAGGAGGAGCTCGAGGACGACGAGCTCGACGACGACGATCTCGACGACGAGGACGACGATCTCGACGACGAGGCCGACGCGGCCCGCGGACAGGCGTGA
- a CDS encoding TRM11 family SAM-dependent methyltransferase — protein MNEVSLLLRAPSANRVYAQAAGALSRAEAHWALGAHLGTAPVLAERTLAGMEALELRRPSAGDPSADGPDSPADGQAALEDRLLGLLSSTLGVLDVVEETAGDPDRPLLRPRPLSTALHHPSDLETTLRYPGKTNEQFTALMINVAAALSTRRAGLLDGTLDLLDPLCGRGTTLNRALRLGLSPRGAEIDRKDVEAYRAFLGTWLRTHRYKHTLDSTRLTVRGEQLGSRLEAELALDKQTLRENGGQRVTVLGCDTTRLSEVMPARSVDALVGDLPYGVQHGARAGGTWRRSPLEVLREAAPGWRSLLRDGAGVALAVNRRTLDHGEASAVLADAGLRVLSADGAFRHRVDQSIDRDILLAVPFDHPRADELAALGADQETPVP, from the coding sequence ATGAACGAGGTGTCCCTCCTGCTCCGCGCCCCCTCGGCCAACCGCGTGTACGCGCAGGCCGCGGGGGCGCTCTCGCGCGCCGAGGCGCACTGGGCGCTCGGGGCCCACCTCGGCACCGCCCCCGTCCTCGCCGAGCGGACGCTCGCGGGGATGGAGGCGCTCGAGCTGCGTCGCCCGTCAGCCGGGGATCCGTCGGCCGACGGGCCGGACTCCCCGGCCGACGGGCAGGCCGCCCTCGAGGACCGCCTGCTCGGCCTGCTGTCCTCGACCCTCGGAGTGCTCGACGTGGTCGAGGAGACCGCCGGGGACCCGGACCGTCCCCTGCTGCGACCCCGCCCGCTGTCCACCGCGCTGCACCACCCCTCGGATCTCGAGACCACTCTGCGCTACCCGGGCAAGACCAACGAGCAGTTCACCGCGCTGATGATCAACGTCGCCGCGGCTCTGTCCACCCGCCGGGCCGGGCTGCTGGACGGCACGCTCGACCTGCTGGACCCGCTGTGCGGGCGGGGTACCACTCTGAACCGGGCGCTGCGGCTGGGGCTCAGCCCCCGCGGCGCCGAGATCGACCGCAAGGACGTCGAGGCGTACCGCGCCTTCCTCGGCACCTGGCTGCGCACCCACCGCTACAAGCACACCCTCGACTCCACCCGCCTCACCGTGCGCGGCGAGCAGCTGGGCAGCCGGCTCGAGGCCGAGCTCGCCCTCGACAAGCAGACCCTGCGCGAGAACGGCGGGCAGCGCGTCACCGTGCTCGGCTGCGACACCACGCGCCTTTCCGAGGTGATGCCCGCCCGCTCCGTCGACGCGCTCGTGGGCGACCTGCCCTACGGCGTCCAGCACGGCGCCCGGGCCGGCGGCACCTGGCGGCGCTCCCCGCTCGAGGTGCTGCGCGAGGCCGCCCCCGGCTGGCGCTCCCTGCTGCGCGACGGCGCCGGGGTGGCGCTGGCCGTCAACCGCCGCACCCTGGACCATGGCGAGGCGAGCGCCGTGCTCGCCGACGCCGGTCTGCGGGTCCTCAGCGCCGACGGCGCCTTCCGCCACCGTGTGGACCAGTCCATCGACCGTGACATCCTGCTCGCGGTCCCCTTCGACCACCCCCGCGCCGACGAGCTCGCCGCTCTCGGCGCCGACCAGGAGACACCAGTACCATGA